Within Massilia endophytica, the genomic segment GCTCGAATTAACCCCTCTCGTGTGCACTTCGTGTGCACGGACTGCTGCACATGAACAAAATTAACGAAAAAAAACCCAATGTAAACAAGAGGTTACTGAGTGTAGCCCCGATGATGGACTGGACCGACCGCCACTGCCGCGTCTTCCACCGCCAGATCACGAAGCACACCTGGCTGTACACGGAGATGGTGACGACGGGCGCGCTCGTCTACGGCGATGTGGAGCGCCACCTGCGCTTCAACGAGGAGGAGCACCCGGTCGCCCTGCAGCTGGGCGGCAGCGACCCGCACGACCTGGCCGTGAGCGCGAAGCTGGGCGAGCAGTGGGGCTACGACGAGATCAACCTGAACTGCGGCTGCCCGTCCGAGCGCGTGCAGAAGGGGGCATTCGGCGCCTGCCTGATGGCCGAGCCGGAGCTGGTGCGCGATTGCGTGAAGGCCATGCGCGACGCCGTGAGCATCGACGTCACGGTCAAGCACCGCATCGGCATCGACGAAAGCGAGAGCTACGATTTCGTGCGCGACTTCGTGGGCACGGTGGCCGAAGGCGGCTGCACGACGTTCATCGTGCATGCCAGGAATGCCATCCTCAAGGGCCTGTCGCCGAAGGAGAACCGCGAGATTCCGCCGCTGAAGTACGAGTACGCCTACCAGCTCAAGCGCGACTTCCCCCGGTTCGAGATCCTCATCAACGGCGGCATCAAGACCGAGGCCGAGATCGACCTGCACCTGCAGCATGTGGACGGCGTCATGCTGGGCCGCGAGGCGTATCACAACCCCTACCTGATGGCCGGTTTCGACCAGCGCTACTACGGCGACACCGCCCCGGTGAAGTCGCGCGCCGAGGTGCTGGAAGCCATGATTCCCTATATCGCCGCCCAGCTGGCGAAAGAGGGCGGCCGCGGCCTCAAGCTCAACTCCATCACCCGCCACATGCTGGGCCTGATGCAGGGCCTGCCCGGCGCCAAAAACTTCCGCCAGACCCTCTCCGACAGCAAGAAGCTTGCATCCGGCAACCCTCAATTGCTGAGGGAAGCCCTGGAGCGCACCCCGCATTTCTCCTGAATTTGCCGCTTTCGCAATGCAATTGCTGGCATTGTGGCGAATTCCCCATACAAAGTTGGTTTGCGTAGATTTTAGGCAAAATATGCTTGCCGTGTGGCAATGGAGCCATCTATAATTTCA encodes:
- the dusA gene encoding tRNA dihydrouridine(20/20a) synthase DusA, which codes for MNKINEKKPNVNKRLLSVAPMMDWTDRHCRVFHRQITKHTWLYTEMVTTGALVYGDVERHLRFNEEEHPVALQLGGSDPHDLAVSAKLGEQWGYDEINLNCGCPSERVQKGAFGACLMAEPELVRDCVKAMRDAVSIDVTVKHRIGIDESESYDFVRDFVGTVAEGGCTTFIVHARNAILKGLSPKENREIPPLKYEYAYQLKRDFPRFEILINGGIKTEAEIDLHLQHVDGVMLGREAYHNPYLMAGFDQRYYGDTAPVKSRAEVLEAMIPYIAAQLAKEGGRGLKLNSITRHMLGLMQGLPGAKNFRQTLSDSKKLASGNPQLLREALERTPHFS